Proteins co-encoded in one Hemibagrus wyckioides isolate EC202008001 linkage group LG26, SWU_Hwy_1.0, whole genome shotgun sequence genomic window:
- the btbd3a gene encoding BTB/POZ domain-containing protein 3a, with translation MAGELYAAKKLPSVAATATAVQQYQQQNISNNNTVQGCNWQGLYPTIRERNAVMFNNELMADVHFVVGPPGGTQRVPGHKYILAVGSSVFYAMFYGELAEDKDEIRIPDVEPHSFLAMLKYIYCDEIDLCADTVLATLYAAKKYMVPHLARACVAFLETSLSARNACVLLSQSCLFEEPELTRRCWQVIDAQAELALRSDAFCDIDLRTLESILRRETLNASETVVLEAALSWAEAECQRRELQPTVENKRLVLGDALYLIRVPAMSLDEFANGAAQCGLLTLAETNAVFLWHTAANKPELPFVSQPRKGLTPQRCHRFQSCAYRSNQWRYRGRCDSIQFAVDRRVFIAGFGLYGSSCGSAEYQAKIELKRQGATLGLAVVKYFSDGSSGTFPVFFEHPVQVEPDTFYTASVVLDGNELSYFGQEGMTEVQCGKVTFQFQCSSDSTNGTGVQGGQIPELIFYA, from the exons ATGGCCGGTGAGCTTTATGCTGCTAAGAAGTTGCCCTCTGTGGCGGCGACGGCTACGGCGGTGCAGCAGTACCAACAGCAGAacatcagcaacaacaacacagttCAGGGCTGCAACTGGCAAGGTCTCTATCCCACCATCagagagag AAACGCAGTCATGTTCAACAACGAGCTGATGGCAGACGTACACTTCGTGGTCGGCCCTCCCGGGGGCACACAAAGAGTCCCGGGGCACAAG tacatCCTGGCTGTCGGGAGCTCTGTGTTCTATGCCATGTTCTACGGGGAGCTGGCAGAGGATAAGGATGAGATCCGCATCCCAGACGTGGAGCCACATTCCTTCCTGGCCATGCTCAA ATACATCTACTGTGATGAGATAGACCTGTGTGCGGACACTGTTCTGGCTACGCTGTACGCTGCCAAGAAGTACATGGTTCCTCACCTGGCACGTGCCTGCGTGGCGTTCCTGGAGACCAGCCTGAGCGCACGCAACGCCTGTGTGCTGCTGTCACAGAGCTGCCTGTTCGAAGAGCCGGAGCTGACGCGCCGTTGCTGGCAGGTGATCGACGCCCAGGCTGAGCTTGCTCTGCGCTCTGACGCCTTCTGTGATATCGATCTGCGTACGCTGGAGAGCATCCTACGGCGCGAAACTCTCAACGCGAGCGAGACAGTCGTTCTGGAGGCGGCGCTCAGCTGGGCAGAGGCCGAGTGCCAACGGCGTGAACTGCAACCAACTGTCGAAAACAAGAGGTTGGTGCTGGGCGACGCTCTGTACCTCATCCGTGTCCCAGCAATGTCACTGGATGAGTTCGCCAATGGTGCGGCGCAGTGCGGCCTGCTCACGCTAGCTGAGACCAACGCCGTCTTCCTGTGGCACACGGCAGCTAACAAACCTGAGCTGCCCTTCGTCAGCCAGCCGAGGAAGGGCCTGACTCCTCAGCGCTGCCACCGCTTCCAGTCATGTGCCTACCGTAGCAACCAGTGGCGTTACCGTGGACGCTGTGACAGCATTCAGTTTGCTGTGGACAGGCGCGTCTTCATTGCCGGGTTCGGCCTCTACGGCTCCAGCTGCGGCTCGGCCGAATATCAGGCCAAGATTGAGCTCAAGAGACAGGGAGCCACGCTGGGCCTCGCCGTCGTCAAGTATTTCTCGGACGGCTCCAGCGGCACGTTCCCCGTGTTCTTCGAACACCCTGTGCAGGTGGAGCCTGACACGTTCTACACAGCCAGCGtggtgctggatggcaatgagCTCAGCTACTTCGGCCAAGAAGGAATGACCGAGGTGCAGTGCGGGAAGGTCACCTTCCAGTTCCAGTGCTCCTCGGACAGTACCAACGGCACCGGAGTGCAGGGGGGGCAGATACCTGAGCTCATATTTTATGCCTGA